Proteins from a single region of Salinibacter grassmerensis:
- a CDS encoding acyl-[acyl-carrier-protein] thioesterase — protein MPSPITWTETVPVRSSDLTPHGTASMPALCVYLQEAAGHHADALGVSMRDLREKEQAWVLSHMYLHLDRLPQENETVAVETWPSGLDGLHATREFVLSVDDTEMGRATSRWFVIDTERRRPVRPPRLLYDLDMPDRPRPLRQAFDDLPTPDRTDHETTWTARYHDLDLNRHVNSVRYLEWALGTLPDALLDAHRCTGLALQFRAEATAGTPVHTTAQVDTADDGPAARHALHHAETDDLLAAARTTWAPRD, from the coding sequence ATGCCTTCTCCCATCACCTGGACCGAGACCGTCCCGGTCCGCTCTTCCGACCTCACCCCACACGGCACCGCGTCGATGCCCGCCCTGTGCGTGTACCTACAGGAGGCGGCGGGCCATCACGCCGACGCCCTGGGTGTGTCGATGCGGGACCTACGCGAGAAGGAGCAGGCCTGGGTGCTCTCGCACATGTACCTCCACCTTGACCGGCTGCCGCAGGAAAACGAGACGGTAGCCGTCGAGACGTGGCCGTCGGGGCTGGACGGCCTCCACGCCACACGCGAGTTCGTTCTTTCCGTCGACGACACCGAGATGGGGCGGGCCACGAGCCGCTGGTTCGTCATCGACACCGAGCGGCGACGCCCCGTACGCCCACCCCGCCTGCTTTACGACCTGGACATGCCCGACCGCCCGCGCCCGCTCCGCCAGGCATTCGATGACCTGCCCACCCCGGACCGTACCGACCACGAAACGACCTGGACGGCCCGGTACCACGACCTCGACCTGAACCGCCACGTCAACAGCGTCCGCTATCTGGAGTGGGCCCTGGGCACCCTCCCCGACGCGCTGCTCGACGCCCACCGGTGCACGGGCCTCGCCCTGCAATTTCGGGCCGAGGCCACGGCCGGCACGCCCGTCCACACCACTGCCCAGGTTGACACGGCCGACGACGGCCCAGCGGCCCGCCATGCGCTTCACCACGCCGAGACCGACGACCTCCTGGCGGCGGCCCGGACCACATGGG
- a CDS encoding class I SAM-dependent methyltransferase, with product MKYDPIKDRLGDLASRHPVLQRLLFGLLNLLFLRAWYVRREVRRLLGAQAGDRPVRVLDAGTGFGQYAYFVARTFPAAQVRAVDVKHEYLERARTFVDQTPQADQVDWAIDDLTDLQSEGPFDLILAVDVMEHIPEDETVFEHFERVLRPGGHVIINTPSDRGGSDVQDEADESFIGEHVREGYGRAELADKLRAAGLEPVRGLYTYGPYGSAAWRGLIKWPMQMLGATWASLLALPFYYAAALPVGLLLNATDVTRDNARGTGLFMVARRPPESK from the coding sequence ATGAAGTACGACCCAATCAAGGACCGGCTCGGTGACCTTGCGAGCCGCCACCCCGTGCTGCAGCGACTGCTCTTCGGGCTCCTCAACCTGCTTTTTCTTCGGGCGTGGTACGTGCGGCGGGAGGTGCGGCGGCTCCTCGGCGCCCAGGCGGGCGACCGCCCGGTGCGGGTGCTCGACGCCGGCACAGGGTTCGGGCAGTACGCCTATTTTGTGGCCCGTACGTTCCCGGCTGCTCAGGTGCGAGCCGTCGACGTGAAGCACGAGTACCTGGAGCGGGCCCGCACATTTGTCGATCAGACCCCGCAGGCCGATCAGGTGGACTGGGCGATTGACGATCTGACGGACCTGCAGTCGGAGGGGCCGTTCGACCTGATCCTGGCGGTCGACGTGATGGAGCATATTCCCGAGGACGAGACGGTATTCGAGCACTTCGAGCGCGTGCTGCGGCCGGGGGGGCACGTCATCATCAACACGCCGTCGGACCGGGGCGGCTCGGACGTGCAGGACGAGGCCGACGAGAGCTTCATCGGGGAGCATGTGCGGGAAGGCTACGGACGGGCCGAGCTCGCGGACAAACTCCGGGCGGCGGGGCTGGAGCCGGTGCGGGGCCTCTACACCTACGGGCCGTACGGCTCCGCGGCATGGCGGGGGCTCATCAAGTGGCCCATGCAGATGCTGGGGGCCACCTGGGCGTCGCTCCTCGCGCTTCCGTTCTACTACGCCGCGGCACTGCCCGTGGGCCTGCTGCTCAACGCCACCGACGTGACCCGCGACAATGCACGCGGAACGGGGCTTTTCATGGTCGCCCGCCGCCCGCCAGAGTCCAAGTAG